A single genomic interval of Bacillus spongiae harbors:
- the codY gene encoding GTP-sensing pleiotropic transcriptional regulator CodY yields the protein MNLLNKTRKINAMLQKAAGKPVNFKEMSETLSSVIEANVFVVSRRGKLLGFAVNQQIENERMKQMLEDRQFPEEYTNNLFNISETSSNLNVESEYTAFPVENKEFFKNGLTTIVPIIGGGERLGTLILARLAASFEDDDLILGEYGATVVGMEILREKAEEIEEEARSKAVVQMAISSLSYSELEAIEHIFEELDGNEGLLVASKIADRVGITRSVIVNALRKLESAGVIESRSLGMKGTYIKVLNNKFLLELDKLKTN from the coding sequence ATGAATTTATTAAATAAGACAAGAAAAATTAATGCAATGTTACAAAAAGCAGCGGGAAAACCAGTGAATTTCAAAGAAATGTCAGAGACATTATCTAGTGTCATTGAGGCAAATGTATTTGTTGTTAGTAGAAGAGGAAAATTACTTGGATTTGCTGTCAATCAGCAAATTGAAAATGAGCGAATGAAGCAAATGCTTGAGGATCGTCAATTTCCAGAAGAATACACAAATAATTTATTTAACATTTCAGAGACATCATCTAATTTAAATGTAGAGAGTGAATACACGGCATTTCCTGTAGAAAATAAAGAGTTTTTCAAAAATGGTTTAACTACTATTGTCCCAATTATTGGTGGGGGAGAGCGACTAGGTACATTGATCCTTGCTCGTTTAGCAGCAAGCTTTGAGGATGATGATTTAATTTTAGGTGAATATGGTGCTACAGTTGTAGGAATGGAGATATTAAGAGAAAAAGCAGAAGAAATTGAAGAGGAAGCACGAAGTAAAGCAGTTGTCCAAATGGCCATTTCTTCCCTTTCTTATAGTGAGCTAGAGGCAATTGAGCATATTTTTGAAGAATTAGATGGAAATGAAGGTTTACTAGTTGCCTCTAAAATTGCTGACCGTGTTGGAATCACACGTTCTGTTATCGTCAATGCACTTCGTAAATTAGAGAGTGCGGGCGTTATCGAGTCACGCTCACTTGGGATGAAAGGAACCTATATTAAAGTACTAAATAATAAATTTTTACTTGAATTAGATAAATTAAAAACAAACTAA